The window CAACTGTTTTGTCCCCAAACCCTTTACCCCCTTTCAGTGGTGCGCCATGGAGGAGGTCAGCACCCTGAAAAGGAAAATAAAAAAAATAAAAACCGGTTTAAAAAAAGTCGCCAATGTGCGTGTAAATGCAGATATCCCCCGCTGGGCCTATATTCAGGCGCTGCTTTCCCGTGGTGACCGGAAAGTGGCCCGTATTTTATATTTATTCCAAAAGACCGGCGCTAACTGGGCCCAAACACTCAAGGAATCACCTCTGAACCCGGATTTTTACGTTCTCAGAAAACGCTCTTTTGGCGAGCTTTTCCCCTGGGATTTTATTGACCATGGAATCAAAAAGAATTTTCTTAAAAAAGAGTATAAAAAAGGACTCCAAGCCGAAACATCGCCCCCCTGCCCCATGGAATCCTGCAACATCTGTGGAGTCTGCAATGAAAAAACACAAAAACCGTACCCGCCTATCTGATATACATTCCGGGCAACCTGAGCATAAATCTCACCCCTTTTAAAAAAAATCTAAAGAATTTCTAAAAATAGCCGAAAGTTAACCATAGAGGTATATATTTGAAAAAGATATCAAAATATATCGGGCACTGTTATGGAGAAAAACCATCTTTATGATTTCTTATTTACGAGTTTTTCATCGCTTAAAACGGAATATATTTAGATGAAACAGTATAAATATATCCACAATACAGTTTTTAAGCTGAGGCAACTCCAATTTGAGCGGTGAGTTGGTTGAGGAGACTAAGATGACTATAGGGGACATAATTCATCGATTTTTTGGCAAAAATATGATTGCTATTTGGCTGCGTAAGCAAAAACAAAAGATATTTACCCGGAGTGAACAAAAAGCCAAACAATACCTTGATATTGCCGGTGTAATCATTTTGGCCTTAGACATGGATGGAAATATCACCCTGATCAACGAACTCGGGCTAAAAGTCCTTGGCTATCGAAAGGAAGAAATGCTGGGGAAAAACTGGTTCAGGACCTGCCTGCCAGATCGAATTCAACAAGAGGTTTTAGATGTTCACCGTCAATTAATGCAGGGTGAGATAGCGCAGGCCGAATTCTACGAAAATATAATCCTAAGAAAGGATGGCGGCGAAAGAATCATTTCCTGGCACAACGCCGTTTCTCGAAATTCAAATGGTGAAATCACCGGCACGCTAAGCTCAGGAGAAGACATCACCAAGCGGAAGCAGGTGGAAAAGGCCCTGTTAGAAAGCGAAAAAAAATATCGAAGCATTTTTGAAAATGCCGTCGAAGGATTTTTCCAGAGCACACCGGAAGGTCGTTTTATCAATGTTAACCCAGCCTTTGCCAGGATGCTTGGTTATACATCTCCTGAAGAGCTCATTTCCGCCATTTCCGATATTGCAACACAGGTCTACACAGACCCTAAAGATCGAGACCGGTATCGGCAACTTCTTAAAGAGTCTGGATCCGTAGATATTTTCGAGTCCAAGGTCCAGCGTAAAGACGGTTCGCATATATGGGTATCCGAGAGTGCCCGCGCTATTTTTGATGAAAACGGCAAGATCGTCCGCTACGAAGGCAATATGAGTGACATCACCAAGCGTAGAGAGGCCGAGATGGAGCTCAAAGAAATTAACGATCAGCTTGAACAGGCCATTGCAAGTGCAAACCAGATGGCGATGGAAGCTGAAATGGCAAATATGGCCAAGAGCGCGTTTTTGGCCAACATGAGCCATGAAATACGTACTCCTATGAACGGAATACTCGGCTTTGCAGATTTACTCCTTGAAGAAGAATTGTCCCTGGAGCAGCGGGAAGCTGCTGAAACCATAAAAAAGAGCGGTGAAAATCTTTTAAGTCTGATCAATAACATCCTCGATCTTTCCAAAGTGGAAAGCAAAAAAATAGAACTTGAAACCATTCCCTTTAACCTGGAAAGCCTGATACTTGATGTGGGTGAGCTGGTCAGAACAAATATCGGCGAAAAGCCTGTTGAAATAAACTGTCAAATTGGCGACATCCATACCAACCTGATGGGTGACCCCACCAGGTTAAGGCAAATCATCACCAATCTTACCGGAAATGCGATCAAATTCACCCAAGAGGGAGAGATTGTAATCGGCGTCACCACCTCTAAAGAAGATGGCCAAGAAGTGACACTTACCTTTTATATAAGAGACACCGGTATAGGTATTCCCCCCGATAAGGTGGAGACTATTTTCGAATCATTTACCCAAGCGGATGACAGCACCACCAGGGAATACGGAGGAACCGGCCTGGGACTGACCATTTCTAAAAAGTTTGCCGAATTGATGGGTGGCGAAATGTGGGTCGAAAGTCCGGCGGATTCTCAAACATCATGCGACAGTCATCCAGTCAATGTTGGTCCTGGTGGTGGCCCTGGAAGTGTTTTCTATTTCACCGCCGTATTTAAAAAAGATGTTCGAGCTTCAAAGCAGCCTGTGCCCCTTAACATTGATTCCCTTAAAGGAAAGTCGATACTTATTGTCGATGACAATGAAACCGCCCTTATGGTCGCAGCAGAAATAGTCAAAAGAGCAAAAATGGTGCCGGTATTAGCCAAGAGCGGCGAAGAAGCACTTGATCTCCTGAAAGAAAAGCCCTTGGTCAACGGGCATTCATCATCAGAAACACAAAAAGCAAATGACCATTACCCTGAAGCGGCTCTGATCGATATTGCCCTGCCGGGTATATCCGGCCATGAACTGGCAAGTAAAATATCCGCACGAACCGGCGGCAAAACCAAGATGATCGCCCTGTCAGGCAATCTTTTTTCAGGTGCCTCGGCTGAATCTAAAAAGGCCGGCTTTTCCGGTTTTTTACCCAAACCTGTACGCCCAAAAATTTTGATGGATTTGATTAGAACAATTCTTGGCTCAGGAGAAAAACAGCCTCAAGATATTGTTACCCAACACAGCGTTAAGGAGGCTGTCTCCCACGATATAAGGATCCTCTATGCAGAAGATAATCAGGTCAACCAACTGCTGGGAAAAAAGATGTTCAAGCGTATGGGATATAATAACGTAGAAATCGTTCCTGACGGCCTTATAGCGGTAAATCGAGTCAAAGAAAACAGCCATTATGACATTATCTTTATGGATCTGCAGATGCCGAATATGGGGGGTCTGGAAGCCACAGGCGCCATTAGAAAGTGGGAAACCAAGTCTAGCGATGATCGTTCACCGCTTGCAGAACAAGGCGACAAACCATCAACTCATATACCGATTGTGGCACTTACCGCAAATGCCATGAAAGGAGATCGGGGGATGTGTATTGAGGCCGGCATGGATGACTATATGACCAAGCCGTTTAAACGTGAAGATATTCAAGCAATGATCAGCAAGTGGGTTTCCAAAGTCAAAGCAGAGCCGCTGGTTCCTAAAAAAGCAAAAATACTCCTGGTTGAAGATGATGAGAAGATGCGAAATTCCATCATCCGTCTTCTGCGAAAAGAAATGCCGGCCACCACAGTAATGACCGCCGAAGACGGCATCGATGCCTCCGCCAAACTGGGTAGTTTTGCGCCGGACCTAATACTTACAGATATTATGATGCCGCGCATGGATGGAGCGGAATTCGTCAGGTACGTCCGCAAAACCGACCGATACGCAAAAACAAAAATAATCGCATTGACCGTGCTGCATCAGGATGATTCACGGGTTTTGGATATTATAGATGTCGGGGTTGAAAATGTCATTTATAAAACCAACACAAATGAGGATATTGTTTTAGCTCTAAAGAATGCTCTTGGGGCTTAATCACTCAACCATTTACTTAAATTAAGGGGACACAGACCATGGAACTTGAAAAATTAGCAAAAAATCTGGGCCTTGATCAGGAGGACATCAGAGAACTATTTGAACTTTATGTAGAAACCACCACCACGGATCTTGCTGAACTAAAAGGAGCCATTGAAGCAAATGATGCACAGCTTGCTCATACAAGGGCCCATTCCATAAAAGGTGCATCAGGAAATCTCGGCCTCGATGAAATGTATGATCTGGCAAAACAGATTGATGACCGCGCACGAGTAAACTCTTTAGCTGGACTGGAGGAGCTGACACATACCCTGGAACAAAAATACAACCGCCTGGTAATCGAATTCAAAGAAATCGACCCACCATAAAGTTTTATTCTATTTATCTCATTTAACCGATATCGGAAAAGGTGAATTATGAAGATCCTTATCGTAGAAGATGATCCGGTTTCCCAAAAACTTTTGGAAAAAATAGTCTTGCGTGAAGGCTATGAAGCAATCCTGACAAATAACGGGAAAAGTGCATTCGAGATTGTTAAAAAAGAAGCGGTTGAAATGGTCATTACCGACTGGATGATGCCGAAAATGGATGGACTCAAATTATGCCGGGAGATCAGGCAAGCACACCTTTCCAGATATCTTTATGTTATTTTACTGACAGCCAAAGACCATCCTGAAGATGTCTTAGCAGCGCTTGATGCCGGTGCGGATGACTATATGACAAAGCCGTTTAATCCTGATGAACTAAAAGCCAGGATACTTTCCGGTAAGCGTATTATCGAGCTGGAAGAGAGCCAGAAAAAGACCAACGCCCAACTTCTCCAATCTGAAAAGATGGCTTCGGTGGGCCAGCTTGCCGCAGGTGTGGCCCATGAAATCAACAACCCAACCGGATTTGTAAGCAGTAACCTGAAAACATTGACTGATTATCAACATGATCTTAACAACCTGTTAAAGCATTACAGAAAATTAGTTGTCGATTTAAAGGAAAGCCACCGGGAAAAGCTGTCTTCCACCGTGGAAAAGCAATTAGAGCAGATTTCAAGCCTTGAAGATGGAGCTGATATCGATTTCATCCTGAAAGATATTATGGACCTGATTGGAGATTGCCGAGAAGGAACCGAGCGGATTAAAAAGATCGTCCATGACCTGAAAGACTTTGCTCATCCCGGGGAAGATAAAATTCAATCCGTAAATATAAATGATGGGATTGAAACAACACTGAACGTGGTATGGAACGAGCTTAAATACAAGGCCACTGTTACTAAAAAATTCGGCAAGCTGCCCATGGTCAAATGCTATCCCCAGCAGCTTAACCAGGTTTTTATGAATCTGTTGGTAAATGCTGCACAGGCCATAGAAAAGCAGGGACAAATCAGCATTTCGACCTGGGCCGATAACGGGTTTGTGGAAATAGAAATAAAAGATACCGGATCAGGGATTGACAAAAAACACCTTGGCAGGGTTTTCGATCCGTTTTTTACCACCAAGGATGTGGGTAAAGGAACGGGGCTGGGCTTAAACGTTGCATATAATATTATTAAAAAACATAACGGAACCATTGATGTGAAAAGCCAGGTGGGGAACGGGACTGTTTTTAGAATTAGAATGCCGGTTACCTGAAGTAAAACATCGGCGAAAACCAATAAGATGTATTTGGCCGAAAAGAAATTCATTATGGATTCTAAAGCAATCATGAAAAGGCTGGAGCGGATGGAAGATCTTCCAACCCTCCCACCCATCCTTATCAAGGTAAACCGTCTGCTGGAAGATGTTAACACCTCCGCCAAATCACTGAGTGACACCATAGGAAAAGACCAGTCCATGGTGGTAAAAATATTAAGACTGGTTAATTCCGCTTTTTACGGCTTTAGGTCCAGGATAAGCGATATTTCCAATGCCGTGGTGCTGCTGGGATTTAACACCATCAGAAACGCTGTGATCTCTGTTTCTATCATCAAACCGTTTAGCGGAAAAAATAACCTGGAGGGCTTTGATATAACCGAGTTCTGGAAACATTCGATTGCGGTAGCCGTGACAAGCAAAAGACTTGCCGAAAAGTGCCGTATTGAATCTCCGGATAACTGCTTTGTTGCCGGCCTACTTCATGATATCGGCAAATTGGTTTTATCACAGCATTTTCCAGATCTTTTTGCCAGGATATGGATAACAGCTCAGAAAGAAAACCTCACCTTTTATGAAGCGGAAAAAAGGGAAATTTCGCTAAACCATCCCATAATAGGAAGCTTCCTGGCAAAAAGATGGCAGTTTCCGGATCACCTGGTTGACGCGGTTAAATGTCATCATGCGGTTCGAAAAGACGTTAGCAATTATGAGCTGCTTCTCATTGTTTACGGAGCCGATATGATTGTGAATCACTATGCAGTGACACCCGAAAAAACCATCGACATATCCGCTGTGCACCCTGATGCAGTTGAAATGCTGCAATTTTGCCTGAAAAACACCAGCGAGTGGTATGTCACGCTTAAAGAAGAAATCGAATCTGCTTGTCACTTTTTCCTTAAACAAGAGGAATAAATAAGGCAATTACGGTGAATAAAATGAAACAGAATCGTCACACAGTACTATGTGTGGATGACGATAAGAACATCCTGCGATCATTAATACGCCTGTTAAGAAAAGAAAACTACAGGCTGTTAACCGCATCTTGTGGTGAAGAAGGGCTTAAAGTTCTGGAAAAAAATGAGGTCCACATGGTCATATCCGACCAGAGGATGCCGAACATGAGCGGTACGGAATTTCTGGCTGCTTTAAAGGAAAAGTATCCTGATGTTCTAAGAATAATACTTTCCGGTTATACGGAGGTGGATTCCATTACTGAATCCATAAACAAGGGGCATATTTATAAATTCCTGTTAAAACCCTGGAACGATGAGAATTTAAAACTGGAAATCAAACAGGCCCTTGAACAGTACGATCTTATCCAGGCCAATAAGAAACTTCATGAAAAGGTGGTCCGGCAAAATAATGCACTAAAACAGATTAACCAAAACCTGGAAAAGCTGGTACTAGAAAGAACGAAAACCCTTGAAATTCAAAATCAGGCCCTGGAACTTTCCAGGGCAATACTTGAAGAACTACCTTTTCCGGTAATTGGTATCAGCGCAGAAGGTATGATTGCTTTGGCCAATAAAGCAACGATGGCCCTATCGTTCAACGGCGAACACATCAATGTCGGAGGGAGTCTAGCGGATTTTTTTTCAAATGAGGTGGAACGCACAGTGACCGAAGTGCTCACATCGGGTACACCCTGTTTAATTGAAGGATACCGGCTGGCCGAATTGACATGTGACATTGATTTAATCCCCCTTTCCGGAAGATTTAGCGACAAGGGAATCATTCTTACCTTAAAGGAGTATGAGATAAAGTAGCTGTTCACGGCTTGAATTTTGAAATTCGAAAGCAGCAATTGGTAGCACAAATTTCTAATTTCAACATTTGGTGCACGCTTAGGAAACTTCTAATAGTATAGGAGAAAATCATGAAGAGGCTTAAAATTGTCTCCCCCATTTCAACAAAAAATTCTGACAGCATTGAATTAATTACCATGTCACTTCAAAACCTTGATCATGATCTTTATTTTTTTTTAGATACAAATGAATTGTTTGCCATGAATAAAAAAGATGTTGATATCATTTTGCTTGAACCTGATATGCATTCATGGCAGTGGCTGAATATATCCATTAAGGCGAATCAAATCCTTCCTGGAATTCCGCTGGTACTTTTTTCACTCGAAGCAAATGCTGAAAATGGTTTCTTTCGCCTATCCGACGATGCGCATGTTTTTCTGGCTGATAATGTTAAATCTCTGATGGAGAATTTAGACTATATCGTAAAAACAAAAAAATAATTTCAAAAGAGAGTCCGTGTCAACAAACCGTACATAAAAAACTCTAAAATAAAACATCCGCGCCAAATAAACGTTTTGATCTCTAACAAACTGTTTTTCCTTATTAAAGTGATAAATCGTTACTTATTTCATATCACTCCTTAATCGTTCTTTATTTATTTTATCTTCTGATTTTTATCGTAAAAAACCCT is drawn from Thermodesulfobacteriota bacterium and contains these coding sequences:
- a CDS encoding response regulator: MKQNRHTVLCVDDDKNILRSLIRLLRKENYRLLTASCGEEGLKVLEKNEVHMVISDQRMPNMSGTEFLAALKEKYPDVLRIILSGYTEVDSITESINKGHIYKFLLKPWNDENLKLEIKQALEQYDLIQANKKLHEKVVRQNNALKQINQNLEKLVLERTKTLEIQNQALELSRAILEELPFPVIGISAEGMIALANKATMALSFNGEHINVGGSLADFFSNEVERTVTEVLTSGTPCLIEGYRLAELTCDIDLIPLSGRFSDKGIILTLKEYEIK
- a CDS encoding response regulator, giving the protein MTIGDIIHRFFGKNMIAIWLRKQKQKIFTRSEQKAKQYLDIAGVIILALDMDGNITLINELGLKVLGYRKEEMLGKNWFRTCLPDRIQQEVLDVHRQLMQGEIAQAEFYENIILRKDGGERIISWHNAVSRNSNGEITGTLSSGEDITKRKQVEKALLESEKKYRSIFENAVEGFFQSTPEGRFINVNPAFARMLGYTSPEELISAISDIATQVYTDPKDRDRYRQLLKESGSVDIFESKVQRKDGSHIWVSESARAIFDENGKIVRYEGNMSDITKRREAEMELKEINDQLEQAIASANQMAMEAEMANMAKSAFLANMSHEIRTPMNGILGFADLLLEEELSLEQREAAETIKKSGENLLSLINNILDLSKVESKKIELETIPFNLESLILDVGELVRTNIGEKPVEINCQIGDIHTNLMGDPTRLRQIITNLTGNAIKFTQEGEIVIGVTTSKEDGQEVTLTFYIRDTGIGIPPDKVETIFESFTQADDSTTREYGGTGLGLTISKKFAELMGGEMWVESPADSQTSCDSHPVNVGPGGGPGSVFYFTAVFKKDVRASKQPVPLNIDSLKGKSILIVDDNETALMVAAEIVKRAKMVPVLAKSGEEALDLLKEKPLVNGHSSSETQKANDHYPEAALIDIALPGISGHELASKISARTGGKTKMIALSGNLFSGASAESKKAGFSGFLPKPVRPKILMDLIRTILGSGEKQPQDIVTQHSVKEAVSHDIRILYAEDNQVNQLLGKKMFKRMGYNNVEIVPDGLIAVNRVKENSHYDIIFMDLQMPNMGGLEATGAIRKWETKSSDDRSPLAEQGDKPSTHIPIVALTANAMKGDRGMCIEAGMDDYMTKPFKREDIQAMISKWVSKVKAEPLVPKKAKILLVEDDEKMRNSIIRLLRKEMPATTVMTAEDGIDASAKLGSFAPDLILTDIMMPRMDGAEFVRYVRKTDRYAKTKIIALTVLHQDDSRVLDIIDVGVENVIYKTNTNEDIVLALKNALGA
- a CDS encoding Hpt domain-containing protein translates to MELEKLAKNLGLDQEDIRELFELYVETTTTDLAELKGAIEANDAQLAHTRAHSIKGASGNLGLDEMYDLAKQIDDRARVNSLAGLEELTHTLEQKYNRLVIEFKEIDPP
- a CDS encoding HDOD domain-containing protein, which produces MDSKAIMKRLERMEDLPTLPPILIKVNRLLEDVNTSAKSLSDTIGKDQSMVVKILRLVNSAFYGFRSRISDISNAVVLLGFNTIRNAVISVSIIKPFSGKNNLEGFDITEFWKHSIAVAVTSKRLAEKCRIESPDNCFVAGLLHDIGKLVLSQHFPDLFARIWITAQKENLTFYEAEKREISLNHPIIGSFLAKRWQFPDHLVDAVKCHHAVRKDVSNYELLLIVYGADMIVNHYAVTPEKTIDISAVHPDAVEMLQFCLKNTSEWYVTLKEEIESACHFFLKQEE
- a CDS encoding response regulator translates to MKILIVEDDPVSQKLLEKIVLREGYEAILTNNGKSAFEIVKKEAVEMVITDWMMPKMDGLKLCREIRQAHLSRYLYVILLTAKDHPEDVLAALDAGADDYMTKPFNPDELKARILSGKRIIELEESQKKTNAQLLQSEKMASVGQLAAGVAHEINNPTGFVSSNLKTLTDYQHDLNNLLKHYRKLVVDLKESHREKLSSTVEKQLEQISSLEDGADIDFILKDIMDLIGDCREGTERIKKIVHDLKDFAHPGEDKIQSVNINDGIETTLNVVWNELKYKATVTKKFGKLPMVKCYPQQLNQVFMNLLVNAAQAIEKQGQISISTWADNGFVEIEIKDTGSGIDKKHLGRVFDPFFTTKDVGKGTGLGLNVAYNIIKKHNGTIDVKSQVGNGTVFRIRMPVT